The sequence CCCTGGCTTTCCTGGCGGCTTTGCTGCTGCCACTTTCTTGTCCCTTTTCTAATCTGTCTTTTCCTGCCCCAGGCAATGCTGTCTCCCAGCCAATGGCGCCATGACGGAGTCACTGAGAGCATCGTGCCAATGGAGGGAATGGCCTTTACTTTGCATGAGCTTCATTTGCGTCAGTCACGCTGGTGTCTGGCCAAGTCGCATTGGAGAGGCGACAGCTTCACTGCTTACGGGAAGAGACcaatttgaaaagaaaagaaaaagggcatCAATACAAGCAGCCAGCCGGGGCCATTGGAGGGGGCGGTAAATTTGCTGGGTTCACTTTGGCCACCTGCGAGGgatgagggtgggtggggagggtgggcagatccaggctgggaaactcctggatatttggggagggaagggacctcagtggggcataatgctacaaagtccgccctccaaagcacccattttctccaagggaactatagtttggagaggagctgtaattctagagggtctccagatcccacctggaggctggcttccctgtgCAGCGGGCTTTCCAATGCCACTGCCAAAAATATACTCGAATAGGAAAGAGGCTGTTTAAGGGGCAATTACTGCTGGGACCAATGTCGGGTGTGTGGGTGTCAACATGGACGCTTTGGGCTCTTTTTGAAATTTCCTTATGTGATCAGTAAAATCATGCataagagcaggggtggtcaacctgtggtcctccagatgttcatggactacaattcctatgagcccctgccagcatctggaggaccacaggttgactacccctgcaacaggCAAAACTTTTTCTCTGCATCTCTaaatactagaactcagaggTGCGGAATGAAGTTGGACGCAGGGCAGATCGAAGGAAATCCTTTACTCAAAGAATCATTAACTTGAAGGATCCACAGATGACTTTCAGAAGGGATTACATGGATCCATGGAGGAGACAGCAGTCCAATGAGGCAGGGAGaataaaaggaacctccatatcCAGATGCAGCCAAACTTTAAATATCAGTGCTAATAGCCAGTATCAGTGggaggaaggtcttggcctcagTTCCTTGTtacttggccctccagggcaactggttgtccacagtgtgaaacaggatgctggactagagtggccactgatctgattcagcagagttcttcttatgttcctatATAAAAGGGATGTcacacgaggatgatctggggtctggggaacaagccctatgagaaaaggctgaggggcttgggaatgttcattctGGAGacaaggaggctgagaagggacatgatggctctctttaagtctCCGACAGGAGGAGACCCCAGCAGggagtttttcaaggcaagagattggaTTAGAAGTGATTGGCCTTCTttcagagtctttcttggtggtctccatccaagtactgaccctgtttagcttctaagacctgatgagatctCCTGGTTGTTCCTGAGGCCAcctgtgtttttttgttgttgtttgttttttgcatcctACAGAGATTTTTACATAGACATCAATATTTTCCCCCACCCAAACAAAGATTACCTTGAGTTTTCCAGTgcttggaggaaggagaaatatacacacacataaaagTAGGACATGATCAAGCCAGAGTGATACTTTCTTTaaagccccattgatttttaCCTCCATAAACTCCTCCTTCACTTTCCCATGGGCATTAATAGCGGGGGAGGGAATTAGCTCATGCCTCCAGCTTGTGATGTGGTTCAATTTTCCAATGCACTCTACATGTTTGTGGCAAGAAAGCGAAGAGAAAgacagtttcttttaaaaagtaggtCAAATTGAAAACTCTCTTATTTGCTttggttattgtttttttttggtgcaAAAAGTACAGTGAAGTTTGCTTTCACCAGTTCCTTATGCCGCCAGGTAGGTGCTTATTTTATACATGGTAGCAGAAAAAGCTTAATGGAAATGTGAGCAGATTTGGATATCCTGCCTGGCTGAGATCTGTTTTTTTATCCAGGGATGAGCAGAGGCTGCAAATATCCACCCTGGGCTACGCTCAAGTTAATGCTGCTTCTCTCCCAGAGGTTGGAttcaggaaaaaacaacaaataagAGGTTCTTGATCCTTTCCATctacacacacatacgcacacacacaaatccaaatAAATGTAAGCAGTTTTACAGTAGATTTTCAAGTAGATTTGCCAGGTCCCTTGGGGCAGCCAGCAGGGGatgcaggctgcaggctgcactTATTGGGAACAAGGGGGAAATACTGGATATTAAGACAATGTGCTGTCCTTCTCCAAGGTCTAAGGGTAGCTTATAACATTTCATAAGATAAAAGTGACCCAGAATTGACATAGGCATGTCAAGGATGTTGGGGGTGGCAATCTGACCTTGGGGCAAAAACCCTATGGCATAATTAGCTTCTAACAATAGAGTTTCGCCCACAAAACCTCAGCATGACCCCCTGATGACCCTGCTGTagctacatcacttccagttctTGTAGACACATTTTGTTAATTTACAGTGTTCTTCCCCTTTGGGGGGGCATTAAATGGAGGTGCAGCCTGAAAATAGGGGGGGGTTCAAACCAGGGGGGGGTGCTTTTCGAGCAGGGTTCTTATGAAACATAAAGGCAAATTTAGTGTCTGGCACAAGATGTAATCCACAGACttccggctttctcaaccaaggttttgtaagACCCTGGGATTtattgaaggccctggaagggctaTCCAGTTTGGtgaggtggttaggagtgtggacttgtaatctggtgagccgggttcagttctgcgctcccccacatgcaaccagccgggtgaccttgggctcaccatggcactgataaagttgttctgaccgagcagggatatcagggctctctcagcctcacccacctcacagggtgtctgttgtggggagaggaatgggaaggcgactgtaagccactttgagcctccttcgggtagagaaaagcggcatataagaaccaactcttcttcttcttcttctaccataatgggttggagttaattccttcttaaatatattttttaaatttgttaaaaatttattgggtgatgtgagcTTATATGTTTATGTTCACCTGCCCACCTCTCCAaatgccagtgatgggcctggagggggtgggaagagaaggagccctgggtaggcatgtacacagctatgcttccttacCGTATTCTGCACGTCCGCAACACTTCTGGGAttttctgaagcctgaagaatgcttctgggggttctcaatagtaaaaatagttgagaaaggctgctctaattcTTAGGCCCAGCAAacataggggggaggggggtggcttattgaatGTTCCAAtctaggtggggcctagagatttcACATTATTCCAGCTGATCTCCGGACTAAAGGGATcggttaccctggagaaaatgtctgctttgaggAGTAGATTGTGtggcattgtactctgctgaggtccttccccaaaccctgcctcccccaagcctcaccccccacacaccccaaacctccaggtatttctccaaCCCAGACTTGGCAACTGTCCTTTGATCCAAACATACCACCCTTGGAAGCTGCAGGTGTGGAAGTCTCCTCCCATCCAGTCATCTCAGGGAGGGCTGGCTCTGATCACCCATTAAATCTTCTAGGCAGGTATCTTGAGACATGTCTGTTGTCCACTTCACCAGGCCAAATAGGTGTCGGAGCTGTCTGTGCTGATCATCTGCTATATCCTGTGTCCACCATGCTCAGGAACTGGATGGATGTATGGCTAACAACACACAAAGGGGCATTCTCTTGTGCCAGGAGTCAGGAAGACCATCAAGGAGAGACCTAGCCGTAGGTCACAGTGGAAAATACACAGCATGTTTTGTTTAAATTTGGggggcctcctcccccccaaaaaaaatcagtaacAAAAGACATAAAATGTCCATATGGACATCAGCAAAATCTTTGTTTATCCTCCCTTTTTATCCTAGGTCAGAATTCATAGTTCTCTACCAGCCTTCCTAGCACCCGTAGTTCTCTACCTGCCTTCCTAGCATCTGTAGTTCTCTACCTGCCTTCCTAGCACCTGTAGTTCTCTACCTGCCTTCCTAGCACCCGTAGTTCTCTACCTGCCTTCCTAGCACCCATCACAACTACTTTATGAGGTCAGTTAGACTAAGGAAGAATGACAGGCCCAAAGTTATCAAGTGCAGTTCACGGAcaggtgggaatttgaacctggatctgccCGATATTGGTCTGAGACTCTACCCACCACACCTCACTACCATCTCTCAGGCTATCTCATCTGATTCCATTCCCCATGCAGGTGCTACAAGGTGCAGCCACCTGTTTCTATGCCTTCATTGGGTTTGACATCATCGCCACCACTGGAGAAGAAGCCAAGAGTCCCAATACATCTATCCCTTATGCCATCACGGCCTCTCTGGTCACCTGCCTGACAGCCTACGTCTCCGTAAGTATCAGACTAGTAGGACAAAGTCCTACTTTGTCCTGGATGGTGCCCCGGTTATTTTATACaaaggtgcagaatggtgggtggGTGAGCGGTTGTACCCAGTTCCAAATTGGAACTTCCAAACTTGCTTCAACATGTGAATTTAACAAGCGGCTGTAGTAAACAGGGCAATGTGATATTGGTGATATTGATCTGCCTTACATGACCATTGAACATCTAAGGAACAATCGTGGTATACAGTCTTCTGGGGTCAGTGCCGCATTATGGCTTTTGAAGGCCCTAGACACTTTGGTTGTGCAGATTTAATAAAGCTGCCAAGgtacacaaggatcttcactgtgcgactgaaggtaagctgtggcagccattttctaggtagccatggcagccattttgtggctgcacccatctaaggatgccagtccccaggtgggacctggagatccccaggttttagagctgatctccaggaaacagagatcagttcccctggagaaaatagctgctctggagggtggactccatagcatagcattatactccactgagttccctcccgccccaaatcccagccactcccaactctacccccaaagtctccaggtatctcccagccCAGCGCTGGCAACTCTACACCTGCCATgctatgtcagaattcccaaggggCCTGCAGGCTCAACAAGATTGCAAACTCCCGTGGCAGAAAGTACTTTCAAGTTTAAGATTATCTCAAGCATTCAGTGTATAGCTTGAATAAGAGAAGGGGCAGCAGAATAAGAAGTAAGAATATGTTTCCAGACAATCTTTTGTGACAAATGTTAAGAGATGCAGTTTTCTGCAATTCAGTTGCATACTTTTTTATACCAATCAGCCGGCAGTTGCTAGTCAGTGGAGCCAAAAGGGATTCAGTTGCATCTGCAGAGTTCACAAACATAAAAATATGCAAGTGGAGATACAGAGTTTTATGGGCCATATTCTGGGTCCATTCTCCTTTCAAACACTCACACATATATGTCCCCACATTCACATTACTAACACACAGCCCATGCCCTCTACACACCCTCCGTATTCACATACCACTCCCACACACACTGTCCACTTACTTAGTCTAACAAGTCAGCTACTATTGTCCTGATTCTGCCTCCTCAATTCTCTGCTGTGCTTTCCAACAACAGCCCCGTCTATCTTTAGGCCTTGTATGTTGACAGTTGTTTAAACTTCTGAACAATTGGAATATTTATGAACATTCCATAATACTTCAACAACAGCATCAGTGGCAAGAAAGAGtacattttggagggggggaatgtaGTTCTAAAGGCCAATAGATACAGAGGCAACCAGGATTTATTTCAGAGTggtggtgggtttttttccctttgtCTAATTTGTCTGATTCGGGAGGGAAATTAACAAAGCCGCTGCTTTCCTGGAAACCTCAGCTTTCGTCTTGTCTTTCCTGTTTTGTGCTCATTGCCCTACCAAAACTGACTTCCAGAATAGCTAAAATCTGCTTTAAAATCAGGTTAGAAGGGCAGTGCTGTGGCCTTCAGAGCTTAACAGTTGTTTAAACTTCTGAGCAACTGGAATGTTCGTAAGCCTTCCGTATCACCCAGGAGCTGGGCCAATGGCCACCGAAGGCCGAAAGTGAGAATTGTACTCCAGCAGAGGCCCTTCCACACATGACTGTCTGATGTCCTTCAGGCCACTGCATGccatagaccagggatagtcaacctgtggtcctccagatgtccatggcctacaactgccagcatttgctggcagggtctcatgggaattgtagtccatggacatctggaggaccacaggttgactacccctgccatagacaacCACGACTCACCATGGGTTGCTTCTTTCCTCCACAACAGGTGAGTATCATCCTAACTCTGATGGTGCCGTACAATGACATCGATACTGAGTCTCCCCTGATGGAGATGTTTGCAGTCCACGGATTCTACGCTGCGAAGTTCATTGTTGCCATCGGGTCGGTTGCTGGGTTGACAGTGAGCTTGCTGGGCTCCCTCTTCCCGATGCCTCGTGTCATTTACGCCATGGCAGGCGATGGGCTTCTCTTCCGGTAAGTTCCATGTACTTGGTCGTCCTCAAAAGGGCAACCCCCCATCcccacttccttcttccccaaagcaaagagccaatcTCGGCTTTTCTTCCATATCACTGGATCAGGAGGTGCTTGAGAATAGGGGTGTCAAGTATTAGATGTTTAATTTATTACCCAATAAGGATTCATTCACCATTTATTTGTTGCTGTACCCATTTAAATGTCGAAGCGCATAAAGAATGGGTGGAATGCAGCCACACAAGAGGAGGCTGATGAGGGCCTTGCTGCTGCTGTGCCAGTAGGAGATTCTCATGCATCACATCCTGCTCACCAGGATCATAGGTTGCCTTAAGAGGAAGACTGGCTTGAAGTAAATTACAGTGACTTCTGATACTATCTCCTAGAGCATCCTGATATCACTTCAGGTGccaaaacaggaagtgacatcatgatgctctaggaattttcaaaTCTCTATGGAaaaaaaccatagagatttggaCATTCCCAGAgcgtcatgatgtcacttcctgttctggAACAGAACATGACTTCTGGCATCAGTTGATGACATCTTTCCATTCTCCCTGCTCCCTGATGGTGGTGGGGAAAGTCATCAAGAGATCCCCCACTAAAACTGGTTACATGGCAACCCTATTTTTAAGGTTCTGTTCTGAACAATAGCAACACTGTTCCCAGCCTTTGAGATTTTCTGGAGTATCCCAGGATctcttgaactctggtactgCTGGCGACTGCCTGTACTGTTTACTGGGCTGTCTCTGCTCCTATATTCATACTGGGGAGTTGATGTTTcatgtgttctttttaaaattttgattctTTCATACTCTAGATTCCTATCCCATGTAAGTTCCTACACAGAGACACCTGTGGTAGCTTGCATTGTCTCAGGATGTCTTGCAGCACTCCTCTCCCTCCTAGTCAGCTTAAGGGATTTGATAGAGATGATGTCCATCGGCACACTGCTTGCCTACACTTTGGTCTCTGTATGTGTCCTACTACTCCGGTATCAGCCAGAGAGCGACATTGATGGCTTTGTCAAATTCCTTTCTGAAGAGCACACAAGGAAGAAAGAAGGCATTTTAGCAGACTGTGAAAAGGAAGCTTGCTCTCCAGTAAGCGATGGGGAGGAGTTTGCAGGCCCACCAACCAACACATGTGGGGCAAAGAACCTCCCATCTTTGGGAGACAATGAGATGCTCATCGGGAAATCGGATAAATCCACCTACAATGTCAACCACCCAAACTATGGTACCGTCGACATGACTTCAGGAATCGAGGCAGATGAGTCAGAAAACATCTATCTCATCAAGCTGAAGAAGCTCATAGGCCCACGTTACTACACAATGAGAATCCACCTTGGATTACCTGGGAAAATGGATCGGCCCACTGCAGCTACTGGTCAGACCGTCACCACATGTGTGCTGTTGCTTTTTATCCTAATGTTCATCTTCTGCTCTTTCATCATTTTTGGGGTGGACTATCTCTACGACCAAAGTTGGTGGGCCATTCTTCTGGTGGTGCTGATGGTCCTGCTGATTGTCGTCTTGGTCTTTGTGATTCTTCAGCAACCAGAAAACCCAAAAAAGCTCCCCTATATGGCCCCTTGTCTGCCTTTTGTTCCTGCCTTCGCAATGCTTGTAAACATCTATCTCATGCTCAAACTTTCAAGGATCACGTGGATCCGGTTTGCCGTCTGGTGTTTTGTGGGTAAGTCTTGAAGGTGGGAGTGGTTGAAAACAGCCAGATAATTCCATCTTGGAATCTTCTGCTCTATCTAAATTTATTAGCTTCCCCCTTCTGCATCAAAATAACAGCAAAACATTAATCAAATGACTTGTGTAGAATCAGTGCAGCATAATATCTTTCATTGTGCCATCCATTGTAAGCATGAATCATGAAATTGGTCTACATTTATAATGATTGCTAAAATTGGGTCTGTGACTTGATGTTACTGACTTCCATTTTAAAACACAGAATTCCACTTTCAGAACCAATAAACAACCAGGACAAGGAGGCATCTTGAGTTGGTCAGATCAGCTAATGTCACAGAAGTGGGCAGCAACTTCCATACCCCCTAGCCATTTGCCACTGACCAATTCACCTGCTAGCATTCCCAACATTGCATTGACAAAGTCCAGAAGATTTAGATGGTGGtacttggggagggtggaatttcaggaggatgtgatgtcacttccaggtaccactctaggccaggctttctcaaccagggccatcatgaagccctgaggtttcttgatggccctggaaggattttctgaatgggtgggagttaattttatatatttttaaaacgtgttaagcatttatcaggtggtatgaccatatatggtcatgttgacccactcacccctccaaaaaatggccagtgatggacctggagggggtgggaagtggagggcctGGAGAGGGCCCCCCGTGGATATGTCCACAGCtaagtttcccaaccatattgtgcatgattgtgccacttctggggtttctcaaagcctgaagaatgtttcagggcattctcaatggtaaaaaagttgagaaaggctgctctagactgCTAATAATTAAGTGGTCAAGTCACGACATATGCTGACCCCTCATGGGATTCTCAGAGTAAGAAACAtttagaagtggtttgctattatttgcctctgcacaacaaccctactCTTCcatggtgctctcccatccaggtacttaCTAGGGCTTCCAATAGTCTGGGGTCTTCAGGTTGGTATAGCACCTGCTAGCTgatccttttaacgggagatgtgAGGGActcaacccaggaccttctgcatgcaaaacatgctCTGCTCCTTGGCTATGGCTCATCGGTTAGGAAACAGGGCACAGgctggaagggggaaaggtgcTGAAATGAATTAACCTACTGCAGGATTTGTGTGAGTTTGCATTTGTTTGAGTGGGTGCACCCTTCATCATCTTGATTTTAAAGTATGAATTTTGGGGAGAAAGCATTCCTTGGGTGGTGGGTAAATATCCCTGGAAGTTTCATGCCCAGCTGGGTGCCAGAGTGGGAGCTGAGTTTTCCATGGAAACCAGTAGAAATGAGCACCCAATTACTAACCCAAATCCATACCATTATGAGGCTGAGGGAATCTGCATAAACATGAGGGGGAAACAAACCCAATCAGAACCCTAATAAAGTGCTTGTGTCTATCCCCAGTGCTTACAGGCTCGTGGGGGTGTGAAATATTTCACGCTGGATCATAGTACGATTTCCTAGCACAAAGAAGAGATGTTTACTTGTCAAActctcctccctctctcaggGTTGCTGATTTATTTTGGCTACGGCATATGGAACAGCACGCTGGAGATCACCGCCCGTGAAGAGGCTCTCCACCAGAGCACGTACCAGCGCTACGACACCGACGTTGATCCCTTCTCAGTGGAAGACGGCTTTTCCTACGTGGAAACGGAAAAATACCAGGATTGGGACCCTGCCGACGACAAAGGTTTCACTTACCAGCAGATGTCAGAAGCCCAGGGAAGCAGTCGGACAAGTAGCAAATCCAAGAGTAAAGGGAAACACAAACCGAACTCGGACACCCTGATTTCCAACGATGAGTTAGACTACTCGCCAGAGTAGGTGCAATGAGAACACGAGGCGTTCCACTTTTTGTCACTAAGCTAAACACTTGGGCTACAACACAAAGGCTTCTTTTGATCCTCGTGTCCAACCCCGTCCTCTCAATAAAGTTTCTGTTTTCAGAAATGATATCATTCACGCACTCACTCGCTTGCTCACTTTTCTGCTCTTCAGGACGGTTCTGTCCAGTACTGATCCTGAATTAACAGAACACCGCATTAAaataagggagagagagagaagtccctCGTTTTCACCATCATTCATGGTCCCAAATTCCCTGAGTGCTGCCAGCATCTCAGGCCACAGAAGGGCTGGTTCGGCTGGGCAGAGTCTTTCTGGGTGTAGAAAAGACCTTTCCCACGACGGTCTTTTTATAGTTTTAGTGGAGACCATGCCCGGAACCTTAGGTGCCTAAGATCAGCCTTGTCAAGTTCGGCCAGCAGGGCAAAATGCTTTCCCTGCGGAAATGACTCAGTGGTAGCCGTAAGGGCATAAAGTAATTGTTGGGTTATTTGGCAGAGAATGTCAGGTTTTGACCTTTCGTTTTTTAGAATGCAATTGCCGAGTCAATAGGTAGATCTATGCAGGGAGAGGGCTGTAATGTTTTCACTGAGATTGGCTCACAAACAGAAGAGTGATCCAGCCATGACAGTGATTCAGACCAGGCCTGGCCCCATGGGAACAAAAGCACCATTTCACTAAAACAAAATACTTTTGTCTTTTGACACTTGTGGATGATCCTttggtggtttttttttctgggggggagggggatttcttaCTTTGTCTTGTTCTGAATTCATTCTGTCCTGATTATCTGGATTTGTTTCCTGATGAACTATGGTAGGACTTCATATGTCATGACCACCGATATTCCATCAAGCAATCCATAGGGCAAGTCAACTTTGCAAATTATCCGTGGGTGCCCTATCAGGTACATTCAGCCATTTTGGTCAGTAAATACGAATGGACACTTCAACCATCAAGAACCTGTCTGAATGTCCTGTCCTGGGTTATCTCAATCAGAATACCATACCAGACGTGGTCTGTATGCCACCAAGTTGGCTCCAGTTGTTATTTTAGTGCCATGATGCTTTGGCCACGTCACAACAAAATCGACCTATAAATCCCCAAATGCAAATAATTTTGAAGTCTTAACAATTCCAGAAGGGCCTCCTCCTCTCTAGCGAAAGAGGGGCACATAAAGTGCACACTCTTGGTAGTCAGTAGGTGGATATTAGATGGTTTTGGTAAGGAGGCCAGAATTTAGGATGGTGTTTCTAGGCCTCGACCATAGgtttggcagaacagctctgtcttacaggctctgcctgagatcctgcagggccctgattgtGTAGAGCAATCCACCAGGCCGGAGATAGtgcctctggccctggttaaagcCAACTTAATCTCTTTGGAGTCAGGGGTCTTTGCTCACTAGATATTAATCCCCTTGTGGGGACATAGTGGAAGAGGCTGTGTCGCAGATGTGAGGGCCCCCGACACAATGCCACTATACCACTTCTAATTACTGAGGAATCTCAGACTGAATGTTCTCCTACTGCTTGCAGATAGAAAAACCAGCTGGTTGAACTAGTCCAGATCCCCGAACCTTCACCTGCACACTAAATGTACTGACTCTTCAAAGAGCCTTCAAAGAACACCTCAAAAACTGCAGGAGGTGGTTCTTCCGATCACACCTCTCAGCTCTGACTCTGACTCTGACAGAGTACCTCTGCTTAAGAACAGCCATAAGATTAAACTTGAAAACTGTACTTGTGAGTGTTAATTGGCTTGGAAAATCTCATTCTACTCTCTTACTTAGCAGAATGCGTTCAGATTAAGAATCCAACATCCTGGGTTTGAGGTCAGGTAGAATTGCAGAGGGGTAGCCATGTCATGCTGTTGTagccaaataaaacagaagtccggTGGGCCGCCTGAAGATTAATCTTTATTTCAGCCTGGGATTATTATGAGTCAGGGCCCACTTCTTCTAGAGGCAAGAGAAAGCTCTGAATTCTGAATCCTCAAGCAGATATAAGCACCATTAATCTTTAAGGTGGCAATGGACTTTCTTGCTTATTTAGGTCATATATCTATGGTTCAGGCACATCAGCCCTCTCTCCCCCGTGGGTGTAGTCCAGTCCTACTCAGGAAATATCCAAATCTAAATCTTCTAAATGTTTAACTTTCCAAATCCCTAACTGCTGCACAAAGCATAGGTTTACACTGAGGCAATTAATGCTTCAGTTCTCAGAACGCTGTTTTTTTCTGgtagttgttgtttttatggaggtgccagggattgagcctgcaAACTTCTGCCTACTAAACAGATGATCTGCCACTGAGACATAGCCTCTCCCCTCAGTAAATGTAACAAACCAGGCTATACAAGCTGGTTTAGAGGGGGAAAGGGacatcttagggctgatcctgcgttgagcaggaggttggactagatggccttccaactctatgattctatgattctatgattctatgatctttgccCCCTCAACTGGTTCTGCAGGTCCATGTCCCTCCcttcgtccctccctccctccctttctccatctctttcttcctccctccctccttccctctctcccttcctttttcctctccctccctcccttcttcatcAAGCCAACCAAAATCTAACTCCTGCATATGGAAGGCACCTATATGGAAGTGAAATGATCCACACCCATCCACACCCACTGGTTGGCCTCCCACTTGCCCAAAACCCTTGCCTCCCCCTTTCAATCCAGACCACGCAAATCAGGAGGCAACTTAAGACAGGGCATTTCAATCTCCCCCTTCTAAAAAAAATGCTGATACAGAAACAGAGCGTTCCTTAGATTCCACTTCTAGTATATACAACACTATCCCTCTCTGCAAACAATAATGTATTTACTTCCATCGTGAGTCACGGCCAAGAAGATGCAGAGATTCTATACAAACATGGACCCTGGATCCCTGTGGAGCTCTCCATGGTGGtcaagaagaggggagggggtaaCCTTTGGCTGAGGCTCAGATAAAGCAAAAAAGTAGACAGAATGACTTGGAAGGAAGGTTTCCTGGGGAATGTGGAAGAGCTGGGAGATTATCGCCATTTCTTGTACGCTCCTGCAACACTCTGCTGAGTCCTTAGCTGCCTCACC is a genomic window of Paroedura picta isolate Pp20150507F chromosome 8, Ppicta_v3.0, whole genome shotgun sequence containing:
- the SLC7A14 gene encoding solute carrier family 7 member 14 is translated as MSGILSYLDPRRIQWGATWYAVHSRILRTKPVESMLEGTGATTSHGTKLAQVLTTVDLVSLGVGSCVGTGMYVVSGLVAKEMAGPGVIVSFIIAAVASILSGVCYAEFGVRVPKTTGSAYTYSYVTVGEFVAFFIGWNLILEYLIGTAAGASALSSMFDSLANHTISRWMIDSIGTLNGLGKGEESYPDLLALAIAVVVTVIVALGVKNSVGFNNVLNVINLAVWVFMMIAGLFYVNGDNWDQGQFLPFGWSGVLQGAATCFYAFIGFDIIATTGEEAKSPNTSIPYAITASLVTCLTAYVSVSIILTLMVPYNDIDTESPLMEMFAVHGFYAAKFIVAIGSVAGLTVSLLGSLFPMPRVIYAMAGDGLLFRFLSHVSSYTETPVVACIVSGCLAALLSLLVSLRDLIEMMSIGTLLAYTLVSVCVLLLRYQPESDIDGFVKFLSEEHTRKKEGILADCEKEACSPVSDGEEFAGPPTNTCGAKNLPSLGDNEMLIGKSDKSTYNVNHPNYGTVDMTSGIEADESENIYLIKLKKLIGPRYYTMRIHLGLPGKMDRPTAATGQTVTTCVLLLFILMFIFCSFIIFGVDYLYDQSWWAILLVVLMVLLIVVLVFVILQQPENPKKLPYMAPCLPFVPAFAMLVNIYLMLKLSRITWIRFAVWCFVGLLIYFGYGIWNSTLEITAREEALHQSTYQRYDTDVDPFSVEDGFSYVETEKYQDWDPADDKGFTYQQMSEAQGSSRTSSKSKSKGKHKPNSDTLISNDELDYSPE